TCCACGGTCGTCGGGGAAGGACCCTCCGAGTCGGGCGGCTCCTCCTGGCCCGCGAGCTGGGACGTCGCGGGCGAGCTGGCCCAGGTGCTCCGGTACGGCGAGAACTCGCACCAGGACGCGGCGCTCTACCGACGGCCGGACGGCGCCGGCATCGCCCAGGCGACGCAGCTGCACGGCAAGGAGATGTCGTACAACAACTTCGTCGACGCGGATGCCGCGGTGCGCGCCGCCTACGACTTCGCGGAGCCGGCGGTGGCCATCATCAAGCACGCGAACCCCTGCGGCATCGCCGTCGCGGCGCCCCGCGCGGTCGACGCGATCGCCGCCGCGCATCGCAGCGCGCACGACTGCGATCCCGTCTCGGCCTTCGGGGGAGTGATCGCGGCGAACCGCACCGTCACGTTGGGGATGGCGGAGACGGTGAAGGAGATCTTCACCGAGGTCCTCGTCGCGCCCGGGTTCGACGACGACGCGCTCACCCTGCTGAAGACGAAGAAGAACCTCCGGCTGCTGACGCTCCCCGAGGGGTACCACCGCGAGGACCTCGAGGCGCGCCAGATCTCGGGCGGCTACCTCGTGCAGTCCGGCGACGCGTTCCCCACGGACGGCACGCGACTTTCGGCCACCTGGACCCTGGCCACCGGGGAGCCCGTGGACGAGCAGACGCTCGCGGACCTCGAGTTCGCGTGGAAGGCCTGCCGGGCGGTGAAGTCGAACGCGATCCTGCTCGCCCACCACGGTGCGTCCGTCGGCGTGGGGATGGGCCAGGTCAACCGCGTGGACTCGTGCCAGCTCGCCGTGCAGCGCGCGGGCGACCGCGCCTCCGGGTCGGTGGCCGCGTCCGATGCGTTCTTCCCGTTCGCCGACGGGCTGCAGGTCCTACTCGACGCCGGGGTCCGCGCGGTGGTCCAGCCCGGGGGATCGGTGCGCGACGAGGAGGTCGTCGAGGCGGCCCGCGCCGCCGGCGTCGCCATGTACTTCACGGGCGAGCGCCACTTCTTCCACTGATGCGCGCGGCGGCGGTCCCCGGGACCGCCGTCACGCCGTCCGCGGGAGGCTGTCGCGACACGCCCGGGATGCGGGTTGTTTTGCGGGGGTGGGGTGGTCCGCGTAATGTCTCCTCTTGTCGCCGGAACGGGCGGGAAGCGAAAAGCTTCCGGAGCTGTTCTGGCGGGTGATGATCCTGGTGAAACAGAAGTTGCCGCGGCTTACGGGTTGCGTGTTTACCATCAACTGAGCTAGGGTCTGATTCTGCTTCCGACGTGAGTGCTGGGCCTTCTGGTCTGGATCACTCCCACGGGGAGCGGTGGAGTGTGAGCTCCGATGGCTGGCTGTGATGGTCGGTGTCGGGAGCGTCCGTTCCTTGAGAACTCAACAGCGTGCACAATGTCAAATGCCAAATACCCGTTGCGGGTGTCCTTCGGATGCTCGTTTCGGATTCCTTTGGAATACATTTAAACAAACAAGCAAGTCAGTAATGATTTGTTCTGTCGGTTTCAAACTTGCTGGTTCGTGTTCGATTCCCGTTCACGTCCGGCTTTAGATGTGCCGGCTGCTTTCGGGTGGTCGTGCGTTTAAGCATTTATGGAGAGTTTGATCCTGGCTCAGGACGAACGCTGGCGGCGTGCTTAACACATGCAAGTCGAACGGTGATGTCAGAGCTTGCTCTGGCGGATCAGTGGCGAACGGGTGAGTAACACGTGAGTAACCTGCCCCCGACTCTGGGATAACTGCTAGAAATGGTAGCTAATACCGGATATGACGACTGGCCGCATGGTCTGGTCGTGGAAAGAATTTCGGTTGGGGATGGACTCGCGGCCTATCAGGTTGTTGGTGAGGTAATGGCTCACCAAGCCTACGACGGGTAGCCGGCCTGAGAGGGTGACCGGCCACACTGGGACTGAGACACGGCCCAGACTCCTACGGGAGGCAGCAGTGGGGAATATTGCACAATGGGCGCAAGCCTGATGCAGCAACGCCGCGTGAGGGATGACGGCCTTCGGGTTGTAAACCTCTTTTAGTAGGGAAGAAGCGAAAGTGACGGTACCTGCAGAAAAAGCACCGGCTAACTACGTGCCAGCAGCCGCGGTAATACGTAGGGTGCAAGCGTTGTCCGGAATTATTGGGCGTAAAGAGCTCGTAGGCGGTTTGTCGCGTCTGCTGTGAAATCCCGAGGCTCAACCTCGGGTCTGCAGTGGGTACGGGCAGACTAGAGTGCGGTAGGGGAGATTGGAATTCCTGGTGTAGCGGTGGAATGCGCAGATATCAGGAGGAACACCGATGGCGAAGGCAGATCTCTGGGCCGTAACTGACGCTGAGGAGCGAAAGCATGGGGAGCGAACAGGATTAGATACCCTGGTAGTCCATGCCGTAAACGTTGGGAACTAGATGTGGGGACCATTCCACGGTCTCCGTGTCGCAGCTAACGCATTAAGTTCCCCGCCTGGGGAGTACGGCCGCAAGGCTAAAACTCAAAGGAATTGACGGGGGCCCGCACAAGCGGCGGAGCATGCGGATTAATTCGATGCAACGCGAAGAACCTTACCAAGGCTTGACATATACCGGAAACATGCAGAGATGTGTGCCCCGCAAGGTCGGTATACAGGTGGTGCATGGTTGTCGTCAGCTCGTGTCGTGAGATGTTGGGTTAAGTCCCGCAACGAGCGCAACCCTCGTTCTATGTTGCCAGCACGTAATGGTGGGAACTCATAGGAGACTGCCGGGGTCAACTCGGAGGAAGGTGGGGATGACGTCAAATCATCATGCCCCTTATGTCTTGGGCTTCACGCATGCTACAATGGCCGGTACAAAGGGCTGCGATACCGTAAGGTGGAGCGAATCCCAAAAAGCCGGTCTCAGTTCGGATTGAGGTCTGCAACTCGACCTCATGAAGTCGGAGTCGCTAGTAATCGCAGATCAGCAACGCTGCGGTGAATACGTTCCCGGGCCTTGTACACACCGCCCGTCAAGTCATGAAAGTCGGTAACACCCGAAGCCAGTGGCCTAACCGCAAGGGAGGAGCTGTCGAAGGTGGGATCGGTGATTAGGACTAAGTCGTAACAAGGTAGCCGTACCGGAAGGTGCGGCTGGATCACCTCCTTTCTAAGGAGCATGTGCACCTCTCCTCTGTATACAGGGAGATCAAGGGTGCCAAGTCACGCGTCAGGCGTATGTCCTGGCGGTGGCGCTCATGGGTGGAACATTGACATTGATGCCGGCTGATGTGTCGGGCTGCTAGTACGCCTCCCTGTGGGGTGGGAACGTGGTTCGGTGTGTCGAGGGCATGTTGCACGCTGTTGGGTCCTGAGGGACCGGGCCGCACCTTTTGGGTGTGTCTGGTTTCTTGTCGGACCCTTTCCGTCGTCCTGTTGTGGATGGTGGTGGGGTACCGCCCGTATATTGAGAACTACACAGTGGACGCGAGCATCTTAGATTCACCGGTTTTCCGGTGGATCACAAAGATCTATTTATAGATCATTGGTCAATTCTGTCTCCTCTAGGGGGAGGCGAA
The genomic region above belongs to Clavibacter phaseoli and contains:
- the purH gene encoding bifunctional phosphoribosylaminoimidazolecarboxamide formyltransferase/IMP cyclohydrolase, which produces MSGPRHDPSLFRDRDGIEVARALVSVSDKTGLLELAQVLAEAGVEIVSTGSTASTIAEAGFPVTQVQDVTGFPESLDGRVKTLHPAVHAGLLADLRLESHEVQLAELGISPFQLVVVNLYPFVETVASGAPASDVIEQIDIGGPAMVRASAKNHANVAIVVSPSSYDEVIQAVRSGGTTLAQRRRLAAAAFAHTADYDRAVADYFRSTVVGEGPSESGGSSWPASWDVAGELAQVLRYGENSHQDAALYRRPDGAGIAQATQLHGKEMSYNNFVDADAAVRAAYDFAEPAVAIIKHANPCGIAVAAPRAVDAIAAAHRSAHDCDPVSAFGGVIAANRTVTLGMAETVKEIFTEVLVAPGFDDDALTLLKTKKNLRLLTLPEGYHREDLEARQISGGYLVQSGDAFPTDGTRLSATWTLATGEPVDEQTLADLEFAWKACRAVKSNAILLAHHGASVGVGMGQVNRVDSCQLAVQRAGDRASGSVAASDAFFPFADGLQVLLDAGVRAVVQPGGSVRDEEVVEAARAAGVAMYFTGERHFFH